One part of the Nostoc sp. PCC 7120 = FACHB-418 genome encodes these proteins:
- a CDS encoding CHAT domain-containing protein — protein sequence MPSLNLAIARLINTGKDSFAIWVVKAPYPSGYVLRDCTWPAELSQVWQEWQQMFAGHSGIHISSDTKPPLTNSVPGNIVSLPSGQTTGYSSRLMQYLGMNLWRWIFEGPILGSLERSRGIAMGQHTRLRFRLEIRDPDLIALPWEIMQREPGQPAVSLSPDVLFSRTTSEVEALPYLRIDQALKVLLVLGHDQNLQLQTEAAILEKTLLTGGQVAGYGQGYAPCTVKTLIQPTPQELIQELETKAYNVFFYAGHGLPGPDGGLLFLRPGMSLNGIELSQVLTRSALKLAVFNACWGAQPAAINHQAIPASSLAEVLIRHGVPAVLAMRDEIADHESHSFIQAFAEALRSRKPIDEAVAEARQELLTLYKYNQPAWTLPVLYLHPDFDGELIKSFDESVTEMPDTAIPNSNSSMPIASLRSLSPGGRSWFLRTGVTRIGRTKDNDIVIPELSVSKRHAEILCRNNFTGNQARTYYLQDFSTYGTTWFLGSNGWQQLLREEVPLKSGMQLKFGSSRGEIWEFIIEDS from the coding sequence ATGCCCTCCCTGAATCTGGCGATCGCCCGTCTCATCAACACTGGCAAAGATAGTTTCGCCATTTGGGTGGTAAAGGCTCCCTATCCCAGTGGCTATGTTTTGCGTGACTGTACTTGGCCTGCCGAACTCAGTCAAGTTTGGCAAGAATGGCAGCAAATGTTTGCTGGTCATAGTGGTATTCACATTTCTTCAGATACGAAACCTCCATTAACAAACTCAGTTCCGGGGAATATAGTCTCGCTCCCCTCCGGGCAAACCACTGGTTATAGTAGTCGCCTCATGCAATACCTGGGGATGAATTTATGGCGTTGGATATTCGAGGGGCCAATTCTGGGGAGTCTGGAACGTAGTCGCGGTATCGCTATGGGTCAACATACACGTCTGCGCTTTCGTCTGGAAATTCGTGACCCAGATTTAATCGCCCTACCTTGGGAAATTATGCAACGGGAACCAGGACAGCCTGCTGTATCCCTCTCCCCAGATGTGTTATTTAGTCGTACCACCAGTGAAGTTGAGGCTTTACCATATTTACGTATCGATCAAGCTTTAAAGGTGCTGCTGGTTCTCGGACACGATCAAAACCTGCAACTGCAAACAGAAGCCGCTATCCTAGAAAAAACCCTGTTAACTGGTGGTCAAGTAGCTGGTTATGGTCAGGGTTATGCGCCATGTACAGTTAAAACTCTCATCCAGCCTACACCCCAAGAGTTAATTCAAGAGTTAGAAACAAAAGCATATAATGTATTTTTCTACGCTGGTCATGGTCTACCAGGCCCAGATGGGGGATTGTTGTTTTTGCGCCCAGGAATGAGCCTGAACGGCATAGAATTATCCCAAGTATTAACCCGCAGCGCTTTAAAGTTGGCTGTATTTAACGCTTGTTGGGGAGCGCAACCAGCAGCTATTAATCATCAGGCCATTCCTGCTAGTAGTTTGGCAGAAGTTTTAATTCGTCATGGTGTGCCGGCAGTTTTGGCGATGCGGGATGAAATCGCTGATCATGAAAGCCACAGTTTTATTCAAGCCTTTGCCGAAGCATTGCGATCGCGCAAGCCCATCGATGAAGCAGTGGCGGAAGCCAGACAAGAACTGTTAACACTATATAAGTACAATCAACCCGCTTGGACTTTACCTGTTCTCTACTTACATCCAGATTTTGATGGTGAACTCATCAAAAGTTTTGATGAAAGTGTAACGGAAATGCCCGATACTGCTATTCCTAACTCTAATTCTTCAATGCCGATCGCCTCATTGCGATCGCTCTCCCCCGGAGGCCGCAGCTGGTTTTTAAGAACTGGTGTCACACGTATCGGTCGGACAAAAGATAATGATATCGTTATCCCGGAACTTTCTGTTTCTAAGCGACACGCCGAAATTTTGTGCCGGAATAATTTTACTGGTAATCAAGCCCGAACTTATTATCTCCAAGATTTCTCCACTTATGGCACGACCTGGTTTTTAGGGTCTAATGGTTGGCAACAACTTCTGCGGGAGGAAGTTCCGTTAAAATCAGGTATGCAGTTAAAGTTTGGTAGTTCAAGAGGTGAAATCTGGGAATTTATTATTGAAGATTCTTGA
- a CDS encoding IS630-like element IS895 family transposase (programmed frameshift) — translation MKSQHLQATTLAGEVSQQYLKEETALNAIAELQDFIDMCPDAREVRKALAVKLVYQGYLYDEIQKILDVSRGSITGWKQAYEETGIDGLRLNYKGRKSYLNAKQLQEVLSWLQTKDCWELGELEYQLAFEYDVVYESKQSYYDLFSEAGISWKKTTKVNPKADENAVAEKKKEIETLLANNREEIETGKLRVLLIDECHLMWGDLSGYVWGKSDQEIAVPVVNERDKQTYYGAVDYLLGELVLKAYDAGNSKNTINYLEYLLANSPDQRLLIFWDGASYHRSKEIRGFLDSVNQSLPTEQWKIHCVRFAPNCPVQNPIEDIWLQAKTWVRRFCALIPSFSHLKWIFEWFIRHTTFDFDTLQMYGTYSKIK, via the exons ATGAAAAGTCAGCATTTACAAGCTACTACACTTGCGGGGGAAGTATCGCAGCAATATTTAAAAGAGGAAACTGCACTGAATGCGATTGCTGAATTACAAGATTTTATAGATATGTGTCCAGATGCGCGTGAAGTAAGGAAAGCATTGGCAGTCAAGCTAGTTTATCAAGGTTACTTGTATGATGAAATCCAAAAAATTTTAGACGTATCGCGAGGGTCAATCACAGGCTGGAAGCAAGCCTATGAAGAAACTGGAATTGACGGACTGCGACTAAACTACAAAGGGAGAAAGAGCTATCTGAATGCTAAACAACTCCAAGAGGTGTTGAGCTGGCTACAAACAAAAGATTGTTGGGAGCTTGGGGAACTAGAGTATCAACTAGCTTTTGAGTATGACGTAGTTTATGAGTCAAAGCAAAGCTACTACGACTTGTTCTCCGAAGCAGGAATCAGTTGGAAGAAAACCACAAAGGTAAATCCGAAAGCCGATGAGAATGCTGTTGCAGA GAAAAAAAAAGAGATTGAAACATTGCTGGCAAATAACCGAGAAGAAATCGAAACAGGAAAGTTAAGAGTATTGTTAATTGATGAGTGTCATTTAATGTGGGGAGATTTAAGTGGTTATGTATGGGGAAAAAGTGACCAAGAAATCGCAGTCCCAGTTGTCAACGAGCGAGATAAGCAGACATACTATGGGGCAGTTGACTATCTCCTTGGAGAATTAGTTCTCAAAGCTTATGATGCTGGAAACTCAAAAAATACTATCAACTACCTAGAATACTTACTAGCTAACTCTCCCGACCAGCGATTACTAATTTTTTGGGATGGGGCTAGCTACCACCGTTCCAAGGAAATTAGAGGTTTCTTGGACTCTGTTAATCAAAGCTTACCAACCGAGCAATGGAAAATACACTGTGTCCGTTTTGCCCCTAATTGCCCAGTACAAAATCCGATAGAGGATATTTGGTTACAAGCCAAAACATGGGTTAGACGTTTTTGTGCTTTAATTCCTTCATTTTCACATTTAAAGTGGATATTTGAGTGGTTTATTAGACACACTACCTTTGATTTTGACACTCTACAGATGTACGGAACTTATTCAAAAATCAAATAG
- a CDS encoding PrsW family glutamic-type intramembrane protease, with protein MTGKNARHNAFLRLVSGNGAAFGSESRYSLTSKEVVIGRDPSCQVVLDAMMYRMVSRRHAVVRPVASSVDSKFSWVLCDLNSANGTYLNGQRLYGCQELHAGDRISLGADGPQFLFEYAVAPQPTIITNQVAPLPSAKHPPKPDSVSFTQLFPIISTGKDLTRKAYLVPGILTVVFVVLMFATVGRPQANQVIVATYIALAAYYFIYRLCGKPKPWWVLVGAALSTTLILLSPLLNLFIFIFREVLPGSVPPIDQPVSSLTELFVGYFFGAGLMEELLKALPILGVYLIALGLPPAWRERVGVWEPLDGILLGTASAVGFTLLETLGQYVPAASLQAGTEVGLQVLIARILGLPAGHMAYSGYLGYFIGLAALKPRHAKQILAVGYLSAAALHALWNTAGHSNNLLLVVVGVLSYAFLMAAILKARALSPTRSQNFATRFLDPKS; from the coding sequence ATGACAGGCAAAAACGCAAGACATAATGCTTTTCTGCGGCTAGTGTCTGGTAACGGAGCAGCATTTGGGTCAGAATCTCGCTACTCGCTTACCAGTAAAGAAGTGGTAATTGGACGTGACCCCAGCTGCCAAGTTGTTTTAGATGCCATGATGTATCGGATGGTATCCCGTCGTCATGCTGTGGTTCGTCCCGTTGCTTCATCTGTAGATAGCAAATTTAGCTGGGTACTTTGTGATTTGAATAGTGCCAACGGTACTTATTTAAATGGTCAACGCTTGTACGGATGCCAGGAGTTACACGCAGGCGATCGCATTTCTTTGGGTGCTGATGGGCCGCAATTCCTGTTTGAGTACGCAGTCGCTCCCCAACCGACAATCATCACTAACCAAGTTGCACCCCTACCCTCAGCCAAGCACCCCCCTAAACCAGATTCGGTGAGCTTCACCCAGCTGTTTCCGATTATTTCCACTGGTAAGGATTTAACACGCAAAGCTTATCTTGTCCCAGGAATACTGACAGTAGTATTTGTGGTGTTAATGTTTGCAACTGTGGGTAGGCCACAAGCCAATCAAGTGATTGTCGCAACTTATATAGCTTTGGCTGCTTACTATTTTATTTACCGACTTTGCGGCAAGCCTAAACCTTGGTGGGTGTTAGTTGGTGCGGCTTTGAGTACAACACTGATTTTACTCAGTCCCTTATTAAATTTATTTATTTTCATTTTTCGGGAAGTCCTTCCTGGTAGCGTACCACCCATAGATCAGCCTGTCAGCAGCCTCACAGAATTATTTGTGGGGTACTTTTTTGGTGCTGGCTTAATGGAAGAATTACTCAAAGCTTTGCCCATATTGGGAGTATATCTCATTGCTTTGGGACTACCACCCGCTTGGCGAGAACGTGTCGGTGTTTGGGAACCTTTGGATGGTATTCTCTTGGGAACGGCTTCGGCTGTAGGCTTTACCTTATTGGAAACTCTGGGACAATATGTACCAGCTGCGTCCTTACAAGCAGGTACAGAAGTGGGTTTACAAGTTTTGATTGCTCGAATCTTAGGCTTGCCAGCCGGCCACATGGCTTATAGTGGTTATCTGGGATATTTTATCGGGTTAGCTGCTCTTAAACCCCGTCATGCTAAACAAATTCTCGCCGTTGGCTACCTCAGCGCCGCCGCACTTCACGCTTTATGGAATACAGCCGGACACAGTAATAATTTACTCTTAGTTGTTGTTGGGGTCTTGTCTTATGCTTTCTTGATGGCAGCGATTCTTAAAGCTAGAGCTTTATCGCCAACGCGATCGCAAAATTTTGCCACCCGTTTTCTTGATCCTAAATCCTAA